A single genomic interval of Deltaproteobacteria bacterium harbors:
- a CDS encoding ATP-binding cassette domain-containing protein, whose product MTLSGPALEVADLRHRYGERIALDGVSLSVEGGELFGLLGPNGGGKSTLFRILSTLLVASSGTARVLGHDVTREPDRVRRRLGVVFQHPSVDRLLTVEENLVHHGHLHGLSGASLRAAVAAVVERLGLGERRRDRVGTLSGGLQRRAELAKALLVGAELLLLDEPTSGLDPAARREFLAFLAELRAAERITVVLTTHDMEEAERCGRVAILDRGRVVALGTPEALKARVGGDVLVVVGPDPARLAERVRERFGLAGRLVDGTLRLERERGHELVRDLIEAFPEEVRAVSYGKPTLDDVFIQLTGHRLAEA is encoded by the coding sequence GAGGGCGGCGAGCTCTTCGGCCTCCTCGGGCCGAACGGCGGCGGCAAGAGCACGCTCTTCAGGATCCTCTCGACGCTGCTCGTCGCGAGCAGCGGCACCGCGCGCGTGCTCGGGCACGACGTGACGCGCGAGCCGGACCGCGTGCGGCGCCGCCTGGGCGTCGTCTTCCAGCACCCGAGCGTCGACCGCCTGCTCACCGTGGAGGAGAACCTCGTCCACCACGGGCACCTCCACGGGCTCTCCGGCGCGTCCCTCCGCGCCGCCGTCGCGGCGGTGGTGGAGCGCCTCGGCCTCGGCGAGCGCCGGCGCGACCGGGTGGGCACGCTCTCGGGCGGGCTCCAGCGGCGCGCCGAGCTCGCGAAGGCGCTCCTCGTGGGCGCGGAGCTCCTCCTCCTCGACGAGCCGACCAGCGGCCTCGACCCCGCCGCGCGCCGTGAGTTCCTCGCCTTCCTGGCGGAGCTGCGCGCGGCGGAGCGGATTACGGTCGTGCTCACCACCCACGACATGGAGGAGGCGGAGCGTTGCGGGCGGGTCGCGATCCTCGACCGGGGCCGGGTGGTCGCGCTCGGCACGCCGGAAGCCTTGAAGGCCCGGGTGGGCGGCGACGTGCTCGTCGTCGTGGGGCCCGACCCGGCGCGCCTCGCCGAGCGCGTGCGCGAGCGTTTCGGGCTCGCCGGGCGGCTGGTCGACGGGACGCTGCGCCTCGAGCGCGAGCGCGGCCACGAGCTGGTGCGCGACCTGATCGAGGCGTTCCCGGAGGAGGTGCGCGCGGTGAGCTACGGGAAGCCGACGCTCGACGACGTGTTCATCCAGCTCACCGGGCACCGCCTGGCGGAGGCGTGA
- a CDS encoding multidrug ABC transporter permease, protein MPVTRHLADSTLAVATLWRREVIRFVRQRSRLLGALVQPLVFWALLGGGLSPSFRPPGAPVGASYLAYLYPGILALVLLFTAIFATISTVEDRHSGFLQGVLVAPVSRTAIVVGQALGGTTLAVGQGLAFLALAPLAGLRVAPLGVLGALGVMVVVAFGLTSLGLLIAWRIESTQGFHTIMNLLLIPIWLLSGAFFPPAGVPAPLAWLMRLDPLTYGLALLRACLDPAAPGLPPLALSLGVAIGFGAVACAAAVATARRASVAA, encoded by the coding sequence ATGCCCGTGACGAGGCACCTCGCGGACAGCACACTGGCCGTCGCCACGCTCTGGCGCCGGGAGGTGATCCGCTTCGTGCGGCAGCGAAGCCGGCTCCTGGGCGCGCTGGTGCAGCCGCTCGTCTTCTGGGCGCTCCTGGGAGGCGGCCTCTCGCCGTCCTTCCGGCCGCCGGGCGCACCGGTGGGCGCGAGCTATCTCGCCTACCTCTACCCGGGCATCCTGGCACTGGTCCTCCTGTTCACCGCGATCTTCGCCACCATCTCGACCGTCGAGGACCGGCACTCGGGCTTCCTCCAGGGCGTGCTGGTGGCGCCCGTGTCGCGCACCGCGATCGTGGTCGGGCAGGCGCTCGGCGGGACGACGCTGGCGGTGGGGCAGGGGCTCGCCTTCCTCGCGCTCGCGCCGCTCGCCGGGCTGCGCGTGGCGCCGCTCGGCGTGCTCGGCGCGCTCGGCGTGATGGTGGTGGTGGCCTTCGGGCTCACGAGCCTGGGGCTGCTGATCGCGTGGCGGATCGAGTCGACGCAGGGGTTCCACACCATCATGAACCTGCTCCTGATCCCGATCTGGCTGCTCTCGGGGGCGTTCTTCCCGCCCGCCGGTGTGCCCGCGCCGCTCGCCTGGCTCATGCGGCTCGACCCGCTCACCTACGGGCTCGCCCTGCTGCGCGCCTGCCTGGATCCCGCGGCGCCCGGGCTGCCGCCGCTGGCGCTCTCGCTCGGCGTGGCGATCGGGTTCGGGGCCGTGGCGTGCGCGGCGGCGGTCGCGACGGCGCGGCGGGCGTCGGTGGCGGCGTAG
- a CDS encoding SCO family protein, producing the protein MPSLTPSPPPPRPTTEAPRAARAALIAAAALVASGLAVWLAIPARSLPVLGAVPPFTLVERSGRPVSAADLTGHVWVADFVFTRCPDFCPALTARMAGLQKALAPAADPVRLVSFSVDPTHDTPEVLEDYARRAGAGDGWLFVTGAREAVAALLRDGFKVAWADDGPPASPITHSDRFVLVDRALRIRGYYHGTQPDDVARLARDAIALSDGKGS; encoded by the coding sequence GTGCCCTCACTCACGCCATCCCCGCCGCCGCCCAGGCCCACGACTGAGGCGCCCCGCGCCGCGCGTGCGGCGCTGATCGCGGCCGCAGCACTGGTGGCGAGCGGCCTGGCCGTCTGGCTCGCGATCCCCGCCCGCTCCCTCCCCGTGCTGGGCGCGGTGCCGCCCTTCACGCTCGTCGAGCGCTCGGGCCGGCCGGTCTCCGCCGCCGACCTGACCGGACACGTGTGGGTCGCGGACTTCGTGTTCACCCGCTGCCCGGACTTCTGCCCCGCGCTCACCGCGCGCATGGCCGGCCTCCAGAAGGCGCTCGCACCCGCCGCCGACCCCGTCCGCCTGGTGTCGTTCAGCGTCGACCCGACGCACGACACGCCGGAGGTGCTCGAGGACTACGCCCGGCGCGCCGGCGCCGGTGACGGCTGGCTCTTCGTGACCGGGGCGCGCGAGGCCGTGGCCGCTCTCCTGCGCGACGGCTTCAAGGTCGCCTGGGCCGACGACGGGCCGCCAGCCTCGCCGATCACGCACAGCGACCGCTTCGTGCTCGTCGATCGCGCGCTGCGGATCCGCGGCTACTACCACGGCACCCAGCCGGACGACGTGGCGCGCCTCGCCCGCGACGCGATCGCCCTCAGCGACGGGAAGGGCTCGTGA
- a CDS encoding DUF420 domain-containing protein: MPLAALPALNACLNATSAVLLAAGFLAIRRRRVRLHRACMVAAFVTSVVFLASYLTYHLQVGTTRFPGQGWTRPVYLTILGTHTVLAALIPPLAIVTLSYALRARFTRHVRLARWTLPTWLYVSVTGVVIYVMLYRL, translated from the coding sequence ATCCCGCTCGCCGCCCTCCCGGCGCTGAACGCATGTCTCAACGCCACCAGCGCCGTCCTCCTCGCCGCGGGCTTTCTCGCCATCCGCCGCCGCCGCGTCCGGCTCCATCGCGCCTGCATGGTGGCGGCGTTCGTCACCTCGGTCGTCTTCCTCGCCTCCTACCTCACCTACCACCTCCAGGTGGGGACGACCCGCTTCCCGGGCCAGGGCTGGACGCGTCCCGTCTACCTGACGATCCTCGGCACGCACACGGTGCTCGCGGCCCTCATCCCGCCCCTCGCCATCGTGACCCTGAGCTACGCGCTCCGCGCCCGCTTCACGCGTCACGTCCGCCTGGCGCGCTGGACGCTGCCGACCTGGCTCTACGTGTCGGTGACCGGCGTGGTGATCTACGTGATGCTGTATCGGTTGTAG